A window of the Trichoderma asperellum chromosome 4, complete sequence genome harbors these coding sequences:
- a CDS encoding uncharacterized protein (MEROPS:MER0001009) — MQSPNNIEDEWSCSLAPENFRLPRNVKPIHYDLTLEPHFEKAAYSGNVTIQLETLEEAGEVTLHSENLTIGSAFIEGPDRNNRIPFLENVEAGMINFFFGEPLSAGETASLRIKFTGSLRNDISGFYASHYNNPDGSKGVLAVTHMAPTYARRTFPCFDEPAFKATFLVTLISDSHHTCLSNMDIDTVQQFAEQGKKITRFHKTPPMSSYLVSCAVGDLQYIQNMESRVPIRIYTTPSDNVQLTQYAAHIVARGLKFYEDKFKIPFPLPKLDFLAAPTFLPGAVENWGMIMGQSSFFPFDNATDGEDKREAIAETLLHELAHMWFGDLVTVEWWDQLWLNEGGATAMTIDCLRSLEPTWSSCAYRRTGSTAGALGIDAYRSTHPVEMPISSPDDISQGFDQITYSKGAFVLCMLRDYLTPDVFFAAISDYLQAHAYSNAKTSGLWASFEKICGQDIASLMDPWTKKPGYPYLIVSEKNGEINLEQHRFLFTGDVKPEEDQTIWPIFLNTRTASGTTSTILQNRSENLSLDVKTDQHEFYILNANRTSLCRVLYPEERLKKLVQACHSRLLTLQERAGLISDAFAFAQAGNYKTSTVLDLVRSLGENDYLPWTELADQFRNLFQAYIGNQAVSSALKSFYVQITAPISHRLGWDFTGNGDHETQLFKALAFVEAGVAGDSKVLKAAKSMFDKFANGDEHAIHKSIQLGVFRMTLLNGGVKEYNVIFDHAKNAPSSYSRRIAAQSLLATEDPTLVKRTLDAILSKELEPSEAPIILKGLGYSRTARDMAWVWVQENWAQLILAFPDTLGSRDRIIRFTTLYLTTRNQLLALERLVKEQDIRGVERELDHSVEYAQGIIQWLERDTPNVEAWLENWLENEISQGIAF, encoded by the exons ATGCAAAGTCCGAATAACATTGAGGACGAATGGTCTTGCTCTTTGGCACCGGAAAATTTCCGCCTTCCCAGAAACGTTAAACCTATTCACTATGACCTCACACTCGAGCCGCATTTCGAAAAGGCAGCGTATTCTGGCAACGTCACCATCCAACTTGAGACGCTAGAAGAAGCTGGTGAAGTAACATTGCACTCTGAGAATCTGACCATTGGGTCTGCGTTTATTGAAGGCCCAGATAGAAA CAATCGAATCCCATTCCTAGAGAACGTAGAGGCCGGCATGAtaaacttcttctttggcgagCCATTAAGTGCAGGAGAGACAGCATCTCTTCGAATCAAATTTACTGGAAGTCTGCGCAATGACATCTCAGGTTTCTATGCTTCTCATTACAACAACCCCGATGGTTCCAAGGGCGTGCTAGCCGTCACGCACATGGCACCAACATACGCCAGGCGAACATTTCCCTGCTTTGACGAACCGGCATTCAAAGCTACTTTCCTTGTTACTCTCATATCAGATTCACATCACACCTGTTTGAGTAATATGGACATTGATACGGTACAGCAGTTCGCCgagcaaggaaaaaaaatcacccGATTTCACAAAACTCCGCCAATGTCAAGCTACCTCGTCAGCTGTGCTGTTGGCGACTTACAATACATCCAGAATATGGAAAGTCGTGTACCTATCCGCATTTACACAACTCCATCAGACAACGTCCAATTGACACAGTATGCGGCTCATATCGTCGCCCGTGGCCTCAAATTTTACGAGGACAAATTCAAGATCCCATTTCCATTGCCCAAATTGGACTTCTTAGCGGCTCCTACATTCTTACCTGGGGCTGTAGAAAACTGGGGGATGATAATGGGACAGTCGTCTTTCTTCCCATTCGACAATGCAACCGACGGAGAGGATAAAAGAGAGGCAATTGCGGAAACTTTGCTCCACGAATTGGCTCATATGTGGTTTGGAGATTTGGTTACTGTGGAATGGTGGGATCAACTTTGGCTTAACGAGGGCGG TGCAACGGCGATGACTATA GACTGCTTACGGAGCTTGGAGCCCACATGGTCATCATGTGCATATCGTCGTACTGGAAGTACCGCAGGCGCACTCGGCATAGACGCCTATCGAAGCACCCATCCTGTTGAGATGCCAATTTCGAGTCCCGATGATATATCTCAGGGCTTTGACCAGATCACCTATTCGAAAGGTGCCTTCGTCTTATGCATGCTTCGCGATTATTTGACTCCAGACGTCTTTTTTGCTGCTATATCAGATTATCTACAGGCTCATGCTTATAGCAATGCCAAAACCAGTGGTTTATGGGCCTCATTCGAGAAGATTTGTGGACAAGATATTGCTTCCTTGATGGATCCGTGGACCAAGAAGCCCGGTTATCCCTATCTCATAGTCTCTGAGAAAAATGGTGAAATCAACCTTGAGCAGCATCGGTTCCTCTTCACTGGAGATGTAAAACCCGAAGAAGATCAGACCATTTGGCCAATCTTCCTCAATACACGAACGGCATCAGGAACTACTTCCACAATTCTTCAAAATCGCAGCGAAAACTTATCGCTAGATGTTAAAACTGACCAGCACgagttttatatactaaacgCCAATCGCACATCACTTTGTCGCGTTTTATATCCCGAAGAAAGACTCAAAAAATTAGTACAGGCATGCCACAGCAGGCTTCTCACGTTACAGGAGCGAGCTGGCCTAATTTCAGATGCATTTGCCTTTGCTCAGGCTGGCAACTATAAGACTTCTACCGTGCTTGATCTTGTCAGATCGTTAGGGGAGAATGACTATCTGCCCTGGACCGAGCTCGCCGACCAGTTTCGGAATCTATTCCAGGCATATATTGGAAACCAAGCCGTGTCGAGTGCTCTGAAATCTTTCTACGTACAGATTACGGCTCCGATAAGCCACCGTCTGGGCTGGGACTTTACAGGCAATGGAGATCACGAAACACAGTTATTCAAGGCACTGGCGTTTGTGGAGGCAGGCGTAGCAGGCGACAGCAAAGTTTTAAAGGCAGCAAAATCCATGTTTGACAAGTTTGCCAATGGCGACGAACACGCAATTCACAAAAGCATACAGCTTGGAGTCTTTCGAATGACTCTACTTAATGGTGGGGTAAAGGAA TACAATGTGATTTTTGATCATGCTAAAAATGCGCCATCCTCGTACAGTCGACGCATAGCCGCTCAATCACTTCTTGCCACTGAAGACCCTACTCTCGTTAAGCGCACATTGGACGCTATTTTATCCAAAGAACTCGAGCCATCTGAAGCTCCAATCATCTTGAAAGGATTGGGATACTCAAGAACAGCGCGTGACATGGCTTGGGTATGGGTTCAAGAGAATTGGGCACAGCTTATACTGGCGTTTCCCGATACCCTCGGCAGCAGAGATCGGATTATAAGATTCACCACGCTTTATCTAACGACCCGTAATCAGCTACTCGCTCTCGAAAGGCTGGTCAAGGAGCAAGATATACGAGGTGTGGAGCGAGAGCTGGATCATAGTGTGGAGTACGCGCAGGGAATAATCCAGTGGTTAGAGAGAGATACGCCCAATGTGGAAGCATGGCTGGAGAATTGGCTGGAGAATGAAATATCCCAGGGTATTGCTTTTTAA
- a CDS encoding uncharacterized protein (EggNog:ENOG41): MTSFFPDPRRIVTGHNSEGRAIVVADSPIPCVPTPTGANFAVLYETHQFPASNDEWVDPTKTRTTDLSNHKGIILRVVDIPPKVETVTMFHRTESLDFGILLNGEVSCHLDDGVRIDMKPGDVCVQRGTIHGWTNYSDEPARLYFVLSAATPVKIDGKSLTATGYSKEEVESGGASH; encoded by the exons AtgacttctttcttcccagACCCCAGGCGGATTGTCACCGGCCACAATTCAGAAGGCAGAGCCATTGTAGTTGCCGACAGCCCAATTCCATGCGTGCCGACGCCAACGGGGGCCAATTTTGCTGTGCTCTATGAGACGCACCAATTCCCGGCGTCCAACGACGAATGGGTTGACCCTACCAAGACGCGAACCACTGATTTGTCGAATCACAAGGGAATCATCCTCCGAGTTGTCGACATCCCACCCAAAGTGGAAACGGTAaca ATGTTCCATCGGACGGAGTCGCTAGATTTCGGCATTCTGCTCAATGGAGAAGTTAGCTG CCATCTCGATGATGGTGTCCGCATCGATATGAAGCCTGGCGATGTGTGCGTCCAGCGCGGTACGATCCATGGATGGACAAACTACTCGGACGAACCCGCTCGTCTGTACTTTGTCTTATCAG CCGCTACACCTGTCAAGATTGATGGAAAGTCATTGACGGCTACTGGATATAGCAAGGAAGAAGTCGAAAGTGGAGGCGCATCACACTAG
- a CDS encoding uncharacterized protein (EggNog:ENOG41) — protein MFKRLGNILTQGFPPKPTFTENNLGDLSGKVVVVTGGYSGVGYQLSKILYAKNAVVYIAGRREDAGQDAIKSIKEAYPDSKGRLEFLLLDLADLSTIKASANAFLEKETRLDVLFNNAGIMRLPKKAPTRSKQDHEIMLAVNCFGPFLFTRLLHPVIESTAKSSPAGSVRVVWLGSLMIQLMAPKGGIDLDNLDYKKKWLDEYTRYSASKSGNLFISSEWARRDAGNGILHLTVNPGNLKTPLQRDVSPLEYYSMLPVLHDPIYGAYSELFAGLSPDVKPEHSGQYVMPWGRFGPTRPDIDKSLSPQNGEDTSNAGKFFEYCENQTKSFA, from the exons ATGTTCAAGCGGCTTGGTAATATTTTGACGCAGGGTTTCCCACCGAAGCCTACTTTCACGGAGAACAACTTGGGCGATCTCTCTGGAAAG GTCGTCGTCGTAACCGGCGGATACTCCGGCGTGGGATACCAGCTCTCAAAAATATTGTACGCAAAAAACGCAGTCGTCTATATCGCAGGGCGCCGCGAAGACGCTGGTCAAGATGCCATTAAATCCATCAAAGAAGCTTATCCCGACTCCAAGGGCAGGTTGGAATTCTTGCTCCTTGATCTAGCAGATCTGTCCACTATTAAAGCCAGCGCGAATGCCTTCCTGGAAAAGGAAACGAGACTTGACGTTCTTTTCAACAATGCAGGAATTATGCGCTTGCCTAAAAAGGCTCCAACCAGGTCGAAACAG GATCATGAAATAATGTTGGCTGTTAACTGTTTCGGTCCTTTCCTCTTTACAAGGCTCCTCCATCCGGTCATCGAATCGACTGCCAAATCTTCACCGGCAGGCAGTGTCCGTGTTGTTTGGCTGGGGTCACTCATGATACAATTAATGGCGCCAAAGGGTGGCATAGATCTCGACAACCTGGACTACAAGAAGAAATGGTTAGATGAGTATACTAGATACTCGGCCAGCAAGTCCGGAAACCTTTTCATTAGTAGCGAATGGGCTAGACGAGATGCTGGCAATGGAATTTTGCATTTG ACTGTCAATCCTGGTAATCTCAAAACACCGCTGCAGCGCGACGTGTCTCCGCTTGAATACTATTCAATG TTACCGGTCCTTCATGATCCCATCTACGGTGCATACTCGGAGCTGTTTGCCGGCCTATCTCCAGATGTCAAGCCAGAGCACAGTGGACAATACGTCATGCCCTGGGGTCGATTTGGCCCAACTCGTCCAGATATTGACAAGTCTCTGTCTCCACAAAACGGAGAAGACACATCCAATGCCGGGAAATTCTTTGAATACTGCGAGAACCAGACGAAATCCTTTGCATAG
- a CDS encoding uncharacterized protein (EggNog:ENOG41~TransMembrane:9 (o544-562i569-586o592-613i620-639o659-681i702-721o753-770i826-843o880-906i)): MSTDPRDYGDVSEISTPGRKGKKRVVWSEDESKQSSLRSSANLSAGPFGREIASPSSGDWLLDHSSPAGYFEQSPQASPTLQFTPLGAPDAQELRLALNKVLLTEEQNSHELRTSPPQASTPLPKAGESTTPRVPRPVLRRNTSYNAPQEQEEADKAEKHVTERQLRSMTDARQRADRLAVSVGSYYSRSAPGSRRNSIELERSFQPVLNVSDDPDPDLDDDATTTTSRTSTLREYTPYNTHTTTYRTPHSSRLYQPHEHDRAEALVSSHDKDYLFHPQPSSSGRSTPVIMQAYAQDYVPRPSRYRGGILSSLLKLHRDDHGANRGQVSSGFTTPVTTPTTPIMSPQPSPPSSRRPSTVSTVRSRSSSRLRGYHKSGNSTSSLALGELLKSSTMFAAPGSSEISDHFGEKRKKEKKSKKEQIRITVHIAGTIARHRYLLKLCRALMMYGAPTHRLEEYMSMSSRVLEIEGQFLYMPSCMIISFDDSSTHTAEVKVVRVPQGVDLGRLRDVHNIYKDVVHDKIGVEEATRRLDEVIDRRPKFKTWFRVFMYGLASVCVAPFAFQGRFIDLPIAFLLGCLVGLLQLVFAPSNELYAHVFEVSAAVITTFIARGFGSIQGGKLFCFSALAQSSIALILPGYMVLCGSLELQSHNIVAGSVRMVHAVIYTLFLGYGITIGASLYGMLDSGAASATTCENPLSANRAWSILFVPGFTLCLCIINQAKWKQTPVMTVMSLAGFCVNSYSSQYFQSNSQISNMLGALTIGILANLYSRLGRHVQNAWLDLVEWWQARVQPRFSKRRPTMPPVPDVESSAGPPPEEKKRLPRKVGYSLAAAAMLPAIFVQVPSGLAASGSLLAGINSANLLNKNSTATSSSSQIDGTAFTVLLSVIQVAIGISVGLFMSALIVYPLGKRRSGLFSF, from the coding sequence ATGTCAACGGACCCCAGAGATTATGGAGACGTTAGCGAGATCTCTACGCCAGGCCGCAAAGGCAAGAAGCGTGTAGTCTGGAGCGAGGATGAATCGAAGCAATCATCGCTGAGGTCATCTGCAAACCTGTCGGCTGGTCCGTTTGGCAGAGAAATCGCCTCTCCCAGCAGTGGTGACTGGCTCCTGGATCACAGCTCGCCTGCTGGATATTTCGAACAGTCACCCCAGGCATCACCAACCCTACAGTTCACTCCCTTAGGGGCACCAGATGCTCAGGAATTGAGACTTGCCTTAAACAAGGTACTGCTGACAGAGGAGCAAAACTCACACGAATTACGAACGTCACCACCACAAGCATCGACCCCCCTACCAAAAGCTGGAGAATCTACTACCCCAAGAGTGCCAAGACCAGTCTTGAGGCGCAACACCAGCTACAATGCCCCtcaagagcaagaggaagcagacAAGGCGGAGAAGCATGTCACAGAGCGGCAGCTTCGATCCATGACGGATGCACGGCAACGAGCAGATCGCCTAGCTGTATCGGTGGGCTCGTATTACTCCAGGTCTGCCCCGGGTTCAAGACGAAACTCTATCGAACTTGAAAGGTCATTCCAGCCCGTCCTTAACGTCTCAGACGATCCTGATCCAGACTTGGATGATGACgctactaccactactaGCCGCACGTCTACTCTCCGGGAATATACGCCTTACAACACGCATACTACCACATATCGTACCCCCCATAGCTCCCGCTTGTACCAGCCACATGAACACGATAGAGCAGAGGCGCTCGTGAGCTCTCATGATAAAGACTATCTATTCCATCCACAACCCTCTTCATCCGGCAGATCAACTCCAGTCATCATGCAAGCCTACGCTCAAGACTACGTTCCCAGGCCGTCCAGATATCGTGGAGGCATCCTTTCCTCTCTGCTCAAGCTTCACCGCGATGACCACGGCGCCAATCGAGGCCAAGTTAGCAGCGGGTTCACCACTCCCGTTACGACCCCAACAACTCCCATAATGTCTCCGCAACCTTCTCCCCCGTCTTCCAGACGGCCCTCTACCGTCAGTACTGTTCGATCACGATCATCTAGTCGTCTGAGAGGCTATCACAAATCTGGAAATTCGACTTCTTCACTTGCATTGGGTGAGCTACTAAAGTCGTCCACTATGTTTGCCGCTCCTGGATCTAGCGAAATATCCGATCATTTTGgtgaaaagaggaagaaggaaaagaaatcaaagaagGAACAAATTCGAATTACCGTTCACATCGCTGGCACAATTGCACGCCACAGGTATCTCTTGAAGCTTTGTCGCGCCCTGATGATGTACGGTGCTCCAACGCACCGTCTCGAGGAGTACATGAGCATGTCCTCCCGCGTTCTTGAAATCGAAGGCCAGTTCCTTTACATGCCATCCTGCATGATCATCAGCTTCGACGATAGCTCTACCCACACGGCGGAAGTTAAAGTAGTTCGAGTTCCTCAGGGAGTTGATCTCGGTCGCTTACGAGATGTTCATAACATCTACAAGGACGTCGTTCACGATAAGATTGGCGTGGAGGAGGCAACCCGGCGCCTCGACGAGGTCATAGATCGGAGGCCCAAGTTCAAGACCTGGTTTCGCGTATTCATGTATGGTCTCGCCTCGGTTTGTGTAGCTCCATTTGCCTTCCAGGGTCGCTTCATCGATCTGCCTATTGCATTCCTTCTAGGTTGCCTGGTCGGACTACTTCAGCTCGTGTTCGCCCCCAGCAATGAGCTTTATGCTCACGTTTTCGAGGTTTCCGCTGCTGTTATTACGACATTTATAGCCCGTGGATTTGGCTCTATCCAGGGCGGGAAACTATTTTGCTTTAGCGCGTTGGCACAGAGTAGCATTGCTCTTATTCTCCCCGGTTACATGGTGCTCTGTGGTTCTCTGGAGCTACAAAGCCACAACATTGTCGCCGGTAGCGTCCGCATGGTGCATGCCGTCATCTACACTCTATTTCTTGGCTACGGTATCACCATCGGAGCCTCCTTGTATGGCATGCTTGACAGCGGAGCGGCCAGTGCTACAACTTGCGAAAACCCTCTCAGCGCGAACCGCGCATGGTCAATCTTATTTGTTCCAGGTTTCACGCTCTGTCTGTGTATCATTAACCAGGCTAAGTGGAAGCAGACGCCTGTCATGACTGTCATGTCCCTGGCTGGTTTCTGTGTCAACAGCTATTCGAGCCAGTACTTTCAAAGCAATAGCCAAATATCCAACATGCTTGGCGCGCTGACAATTGGTATCTTGGCCAACCTATACTCACGACTTGGACGGCACGTGCAAAACGCTTGGCTAGATCTCGTAGAGTGGTGGCAAGCACGAGTCCAGCCGCGATTTTCCAAGAGGAGGCCGACAATGCCTCCTGTACCTGACGTGGAATCCAGCGCGGGACCACCtccagaagagaagaagcgactGCCCAGGAAAGTAGGATAtagtcttgctgctgctgccatgctCCCAGCCATCTTTGTACAGGTACCTTCTGGTCTAGCTGCGAGTGGCTCCCTCTTGGCTGGCATCAACTCGGCCAATCTTTTGAACAAAAATAGTACAGCAACTTCTAGCAGTTCTCAGATCGATGGTACTGCATTCACAGTTTTATTGAGCGTCATCCAGGTCGCAATTGGCATCAGCGTTGGCCTCTTTATGAGTGCTTTGATTGTATATCCGCTTGGCAAGAGGAGAAGCGGCTTATTCAGCTTCTGA
- a CDS encoding uncharacterized protein (EggNog:ENOG41): MAAIDGQTEELPWFLRTSYPVLFSSHEALFKSHAEYDSFLVNELRGLHRVMSLESLEDSMDGATLTAEEKELILKEKKNDDEKFFNLMLTENSDVAFRSTNSPVVDLFYELEEVVSGPRLQELLEAAWAEQPLVTLKIIFNARSIHLGKSSKHVFYRAAGWLAENHPLTLVGNLRWLTRPVIEKKVRKEGEKDPDEGFVKVEKRDGIEDAVDRFDVQYGVSHGYWKDLLNLLALAAEKKLKVLENPRDVLNVENEVIKTRVMRRRQQKQDPAGAERSGRTAKRIAKEKKRKAEKKAAEIEHALEEKTVHIGNPILAKHAARDAKHEALMNLFEANAFYRTLHITVARLFAEQLHADLEALRSSDSKAKKGISLCAKWAPSHGNFHDRHTCIISSIAEILYPRESLGSAVSATTSRQVYLRHAREQYRKDVSALRKHLEVVERYISAKAFEKIKYDRVPSIAMKNYMNLFAKKDLDNFRRYIDQVAEGKARISGAVLMPSTLVKMASGLEIYADRDLDELTAAELMDHTIKEIEAKAVDGQWKALVQRIKDSGTLSSCIAVCDVSGSMSYPVFKDKTRPLDSAVGLSLLIAEVTEPPFGGKFITFHSHPEMISVDTTMTLSEKVDEMENSAWGMNTDFAAVFEKLILPVAIENNLKQEDMVKRVFVFSDMQFDEAEKSMENRWSSSSYERIKRKYEEHGYEMPELVFWNIAGGRAGYSSDEDEKDDEGEKGDETAPKPVLAEEPGTALVSGYSQGMLKVFMDNGMFDGEEGEDEDEEEEEEEEGENKDGEDKEESPVKTLKKKKKKEKKINPLMTMKKAISHKGYTMLEVLD; this comes from the coding sequence atggcggcAATCGACGGCCAAACCGAGGAGCTGCCATGGTTCCTGAGGACCTCATATCCcgtcctcttctcttcacacGAAGCCCTATTCAAGTCTCATGCCGAGTATGACAGCTTCCTCGTCAATGAACTGCGGGGCTTACACAGGGTCATGTCGCTCGAGTCTCTGGAAGACTCCATGGATGGCGCGACTTTGActgctgaagagaaggaatTAATactaaaagagaaaaaaaatgacgaCGAAAAGTTTTTCAATCTCATGTTGACGGAGAATTCCGACGTTGCTTTTCGCTCTACCAACAGCCCAGTAGTGGACCTCTTTTACGAACTGGAAGAGGTCGTTTCTGGCCCGCGCCTGCAGGAGCTTCTCGAAGCCGCATGGGCTGAGCAGCCGCTGGTCACCTTGAAAATCATCTTCAATGCGCGCTCCATCCACCTGGGCAAGAGCTCGAAACACGTCTTCTACCGCGCCGCTGGCTGGTTGGCAGAAAACCACCCGCTTACTCTGGTCGGTAACCTGCGGTGGCTGACCCGGCCGGTTATCGAGAAGAAGGTGAGAAAGGAGGGCGAGAAGGACCCTGACGAAGGGTTTGTCAAGGTGGAGAAGCGAGATGGGATTGAAGATGCCGTGGATCGATTCGATGTTCAATATGGAGTTTCGCATGGCTATTGGAAGGATTTGCTCAATCTTCTGGCCTTGgcggcggagaagaagctcaaggtgCTTGAGAATCCGAGGGACGTATTGAACGTGGAGAATGAGGTCATTAAGACAAGGGTTATGAGGCGACGACAGCAGAAACAGGATCCCGCAGGTGCCGAAAGAAGTGGAAGGACGGCAAAACGAAttgcaaaggaaaagaagaggaaagccgAGAAGAAAGCCGCGGAGATTGAGCATGCgctggaagaaaagacagTACACATTGGAAACCCAATCTTGGCCAAGCATGCAGCGAGGGACGCCAAACATGAGGCTCTCATGAACCTGTTTGAGGCCAACGCCTTTTACCGAACGCTGCATATTACCGTGGCTCGGCTCTTTGCTGAACAGCTCCATGCAGACCTAGAAGCCCTCCGGAGTTCTGattccaaggccaagaaaggCATCTCGCTTTGTGCGAAATGGGCTCCCTCACATGGCAATTTCCACGACAGGCATACCTGCATAATCAGCTCCATCGCCGAGATCCTGTACCCTCGAGAGTCTCTCGGTAGCGCCGTCTCTGCCACCACGAGCCGACAAGTGTATCTTCGCCATGCCCGCGAGCAATATCGCAAAGACGTGTCCGCGCTGAGAAAGCATCTCGAGGTTGTGGAGCGGTACATTAGCGCCAAGGCGTTTGAGAAGATCAAATATGACCGCGTGCCGTCCATTGCGATGAAGAACTATATGAATCTCTTTGCCAAGAAGGACTTGGACAACTTCCGCAGATATATAGACCAAGTGGCCGAGGGGAAAGCAAGAATTTCCGGCGCTGTTTTGATGCCTTCTACATTAGTGAAGATGGCATCTGGCCTCGAAATTTATGCCGATAGGGATCTGGATGAGTTGACGGCAGCCGAGCTGATGGACCACACtatcaaggagattgaggcaAAGGCTGTAGACGGCCAGTGGAAGGCTCTTGTTCAGCGGATAAAGGATTCTGGCACCTTGTCGTCTTGCATCGCGGTATGCGACGTCTCCGGGAGCATGAGTTATCCCGTATTCAAGGACAAGACGAGGCCCTTGGATTCTGCGGTTGGTCTATCGCTTCTAATCGCCGAGGTGACTGAGCCTCCATTCGGCGGCAAGTTCATCACGTTCCATTCGCACCCCGAAATGATATCCGTTGATACGACAATGACACTGTCTGAGAAGGTGGACGAGATGGAAAACTCAGCGTGGGGGATGAACACAGACTTTGCTGCCGTTTTCGAAAAGCTCATCCTCCCGGTGGCTATTGAGAACAATCTGAAGCAGGAGGACATGGTGAAGCGCGTGTTTGTGTTTAGTGACATGCAGTTTGATGAGGCGGAAAAAAGCATGGAAAATCGGtggtcttcgtcttcttacGAGAGGATCAAGAGAAAGTACGAGGAGCATGGCTATGAGATGCCCGAGCTGGTGTTTTGGAACATCGCGGGTGGAAGGGCGGGTTATAgcagcgacgaagacgagaaagACGACGAAGGCGAGAAAGGCGATGAAACTGCGCCTAAGCCTGTGCTTGCGGAAGAACCGGGCACGGCTTTGGTGAGTGGATATTCACAGGGTATGTTGAAGGTGTTTATGGACAATGGGATGTTTGATggagaggaaggggaggatgaagatgaagaggaggaggaggaggaagagggggaGAACAAGGACGGGGAGGATAAGGAGGAGAGTCCCGTAAagacgttgaagaagaagaagaagaaggagaagaagatcaatccattgatgacgatgaagaaggcaaTTTCGCATAAAGGATATACCATGCTGGAAGTATTAGATTGA
- a CDS encoding uncharacterized protein (TransMembrane:5 (o49-69i81-98o110-129i136-155o175-200i)~EggNog:ENOG41) produces the protein MPPIHHGWNFNIDRFLNPFVPPPPWKYIPYPVSYWLGYRKTKPQETGNLMPIFWAFLGVFGAIAMIEAVSMHVASFAPHHVPHIVGSFGAAAVLEFYAIESPLAQPRNAIMGQVLAAVIGCGVGKLFLLSDNFEEIKWLGGALACASATAIMALTKTVHPPAGATALLAVVDPTLIQVGWFLIPVMLLGCALMLGAALLINNIERRFPVYWWTPDNLRQPNSLFRRRHSVTEASEAGRDESKPEESSERYTSDLESPTEREATREDIEHAADIIIKPGQVIVPEHVYLTQEEEQYLETLCKRL, from the exons ATGCCGCCCATCCACCATGGCTGGAACTTCAACATTGACCGGTTCCTCAACCCATTCGTgcctccgccgccatggAAATACATCCCGTATCCCGTGTCGTACTGGCTCGGATACCGCAAGACCAAGCCCCAGGAGACTGGCAACTTGATGCCCATCTTCTGGGCCTTTCTGGGTGTCTTTGGCGCCATTGCCATGATTGAAGCCGTCAGCATGCATGTGGCCTCTTTCGCACCTCACCACGTGCCTCATATTGTGGGCAGTTTT GGCGCTGCCGCCGTGCTCGAGTTCTATGCAATCGAGTCGCCCCTGGCCCAGCCGCGAAATGCCATCATGGGACAAGTCCTCGCCGCCGTCATCGGATGCGGCGTCGGCAAGCTTTTCCTCCTCAGCGACAACTTCGAAGAAATCAAGTGGCTCGGCGGTGCCCTTGCCTGTGCCTCAGCTACTGCCATCATGGCACTGACCAAGACTGTGCACCCGCCCGCTGGCGCGACAGCACTGCTGGCCGTGGTTGATCCTACTCTCATCCAGGTCGGGTGGTTCTTGATTCCCGTCATGTTGCTGGGCTGCGCTCTGATGCTCGGCGCGGCGCTGCTCATCAACAACATTGAACGCCGCTTTCCTGTTTACTGGTGGACCCCTGATAATTTGCGACAACCCAACTCCCTCTTTCGCCGTCGGCACTCTGTAACCGAGGCGTCTGAAGCCGGCAGGGACGAGTCTAAGCCAGAGGAATCGAGCGAGAGATACACCTCAGACCTGGAATCCCCTACCGAGAGAGAAGCCACGAGGGAAGACATTGAACACGCTgccgacatcatcatcaaaccAGGACAGGTTATCGTTCCCGAACACGTCTATCTCACgcaggaagaggagcaaTACCTAGAAACACTATGCAAACGGCTCTAA